A window from Deinococcus koreensis encodes these proteins:
- a CDS encoding SDR family oxidoreductase: MSRLTLKPLTRQVMVITGASSGIGLSTARRAAGAGAKLILAARSEGALNDLVAELKGAGAQAVAVVADVSREEDVRQIAQTAQDTFGGFDTWVNNAGVGMYGRLDEVSVADMRRVFDINYWGLVYGSLEAVRVLRERGGALINVGSTVSERAIPLQGTYAASKHAIKGFTDALRMELEDSGAPVSVTLIKPGPIDTPFPLNARNYLPHKPQHVPPVYAPETVARAILHAAAHPVRDVSVGSGGRGISVFGGLAPRATDRAMEGFIIPRTESAEPPRPQERNALEHPSERLSEHGDYPGHVQKTSSYTAAALHPGLVRVAVVGAGLTAALLWRSRQRS, translated from the coding sequence GTGAGCCGGCTCACCCTGAAGCCCCTGACCAGGCAGGTCATGGTCATCACCGGGGCGTCCTCGGGCATCGGGCTGAGCACGGCGCGGCGGGCGGCCGGGGCGGGCGCGAAGCTGATACTGGCGGCCCGCAGCGAGGGGGCGCTGAACGACCTCGTGGCTGAACTGAAGGGCGCAGGCGCACAGGCCGTGGCCGTGGTGGCCGACGTGAGCCGTGAGGAGGACGTGCGCCAGATCGCGCAGACCGCCCAGGACACCTTCGGCGGCTTCGACACCTGGGTGAACAACGCCGGGGTCGGCATGTACGGCCGGCTGGACGAGGTCAGTGTGGCGGACATGCGTCGGGTGTTCGACATCAACTACTGGGGGCTGGTGTACGGCTCGCTGGAGGCGGTTCGGGTACTCCGGGAACGGGGCGGCGCGCTGATCAACGTGGGCAGCACGGTCTCCGAGCGGGCCATTCCGCTGCAGGGCACCTATGCGGCCTCCAAGCACGCCATCAAGGGCTTCACCGACGCGCTGCGGATGGAACTGGAGGACTCGGGCGCGCCGGTCTCGGTCACGCTGATCAAGCCCGGCCCCATCGACACGCCCTTTCCGCTGAATGCCAGGAACTACCTGCCGCACAAGCCGCAGCATGTGCCGCCTGTATACGCGCCGGAAACGGTGGCCCGCGCCATCCTGCACGCCGCCGCCCATCCGGTGCGGGACGTCTCGGTGGGCAGCGGGGGCCGGGGCATCTCCGTGTTCGGTGGTCTGGCCCCGAGGGCGACCGACCGGGCGATGGAGGGCTTCATCATCCCGCGCACCGAATCGGCCGAGCCGCCGCGGCCGCAGGAGCGCAACGCCCTGGAGCACCCCTCCGAACGCCTCTCCGAGCATGGGGACTATCCCGGCCATGTCCAGAAGACCAGCTCCTACACGGCCGCCGCGCTGCACCCGGGGCTGGTGCGCGTGGCCGTGGTCGGGGCCGGCCTCACCGCCGCCCTGCTCTGGCGAAGCCGCCAGCGCTCCTGA
- a CDS encoding response regulator: MAEPPFQVLLVEDDVADQLLLKEAADLSGLPCTLHFTRDGHEALAFLRRPGGVRPHLVLLDLNMPGKGGLEVLREARADPALRSLPIVVLTNSNAAGDVTRCYAAGASAYVCKSMQLETFLNTVQTTLTYWCQGTLLPG; encoded by the coding sequence GTGGCTGAGCCGCCGTTCCAGGTGTTGCTGGTCGAGGATGACGTGGCCGATCAGCTGCTGCTCAAGGAGGCCGCGGATCTCAGTGGGCTGCCGTGTACCCTGCACTTCACCCGCGACGGCCACGAGGCGCTGGCGTTCCTGCGCCGGCCCGGCGGCGTGCGGCCCCATCTGGTGCTGCTCGACCTGAACATGCCGGGCAAGGGCGGGCTGGAGGTCTTGCGCGAGGCCCGCGCCGATCCGGCCCTGCGCTCGCTGCCCATCGTGGTGCTCACCAACTCCAACGCGGCGGGCGACGTGACGCGCTGCTACGCCGCCGGGGCCAGCGCCTACGTGTGCAAGTCGATGCAGCTGGAGACCTTCCTGAACACGGTGCAGACCACCCTCACGTACTGGTGCCAGGGCACCCTGCTGCCCGGCTGA
- a CDS encoding ATP-binding protein, giving the protein MSTGNESIGAQVRLGSQTVDLTSCDREPIHIPGYVQPHGFLLVVDEASGRIVQASANAADFVRPGNGGPDQATPDQTTLNQAVLGQPLGALLEPASLEQLASARENLEGNPLHVFTAPLRGTGARFDVIAHRQGGLLLLELEPAPPQAPNPVDFYRLIKTSLAALGAAQSLTEFAQVGAREVRALSGYDRVMIYRFADDGTGQIIAEDKQDALTPFLGLHYPASDIPRQARALYVLNMLRIVGDVNYEPVPLIPTLLPTTGAPTDMSHCVLRSVSPVHVQYLQNMGVGATLTISILRGGELWGLIACHHQTPRRVGYDVRAACEFLGQVMSLQLSAKEEHEEQAYRLRLGHARARLVELMARHDDLIEGLLQSDLDLLAFLDAPGAAVCIGEEVVLLGTTPARAEVLELAGWLAEQHELADNGLIHTDALSDDFGPAQAYQREASGLLAVQVSARRQDLVMWFRPEQVQTVSWGGDPSKPVEVGSAGTGVLAGNEPRLTPRKSFEAWQQTVRGRSVPWRLSELGAAQDLRAAILSVVLRQAEQVGQLNADLSRSNAELDAFAYIASHDLKEPLRGLHNYATFLQESYSERMDAEGQHKLGTLVRLTQRMEDLIDSLLLFSRVGREDLRVQEADLGEVLAGVLEMLQARLEQDRVQVRVPRPLPRLRVDRVRAGEVFNNLISNAIKYTDKPQRWIEIGSLSPAERGPLRVPEGLGESADIFYVRDNGIGIRERHLEGIFRIFKRLHARDQFGGGTGAGLTIARKLVERHGGQLWAHSELGQGSTFYFTLEA; this is encoded by the coding sequence GTGAGCACCGGAAACGAGAGCATCGGCGCCCAGGTGCGCCTGGGCTCCCAGACGGTCGACCTGACCTCCTGCGACCGCGAGCCCATCCATATTCCGGGCTATGTCCAGCCGCACGGCTTCCTGCTGGTGGTCGACGAGGCGAGCGGCCGGATCGTGCAGGCCAGCGCCAACGCGGCCGACTTCGTGCGTCCGGGGAACGGGGGGCCGGATCAGGCCACGCCGGATCAGACCACGCTGAACCAGGCCGTGCTGGGTCAGCCGCTGGGCGCGCTGCTGGAGCCGGCCAGTCTGGAACAGCTCGCCAGCGCCCGCGAGAACCTGGAGGGCAACCCGCTGCACGTCTTCACGGCCCCCCTCAGGGGCACCGGGGCCCGCTTCGACGTGATCGCGCACCGCCAGGGGGGCCTGCTGCTGCTGGAGCTGGAGCCCGCGCCGCCGCAGGCCCCGAACCCGGTGGATTTCTACCGGCTGATCAAGACCAGTCTGGCCGCGCTGGGAGCAGCCCAGTCGCTCACGGAGTTCGCCCAGGTCGGTGCGCGCGAGGTGCGTGCCCTGAGCGGCTACGACCGGGTCATGATCTACCGCTTCGCCGACGACGGCACCGGCCAGATCATCGCCGAGGACAAGCAGGATGCGCTGACCCCCTTCCTGGGCCTGCACTACCCGGCCTCCGACATCCCCAGGCAGGCGCGGGCGCTGTACGTGCTGAACATGCTGCGGATCGTGGGGGACGTGAACTATGAGCCGGTGCCACTGATTCCCACGCTGCTGCCGACCACCGGGGCGCCCACCGACATGAGCCACTGCGTCCTGCGGAGCGTGTCGCCGGTTCACGTCCAGTACCTGCAGAACATGGGGGTGGGCGCCACCCTGACCATCTCGATCCTGCGCGGCGGCGAGCTGTGGGGCTTGATCGCCTGTCATCACCAGACGCCCCGCCGGGTGGGCTACGACGTGCGCGCCGCCTGTGAGTTCCTGGGACAGGTGATGTCGCTGCAGCTCAGCGCCAAGGAGGAGCACGAGGAGCAGGCCTACCGGCTGCGGCTGGGCCACGCCCGCGCCCGGCTGGTCGAACTGATGGCCCGCCACGACGACCTGATCGAGGGCCTGCTGCAGTCCGATCTCGATCTGCTGGCCTTTCTGGACGCGCCCGGGGCGGCTGTGTGCATCGGCGAGGAGGTGGTGCTGCTGGGCACCACGCCCGCCCGCGCCGAGGTGCTGGAACTGGCCGGCTGGCTGGCCGAGCAGCACGAACTGGCCGACAACGGCCTGATCCACACCGACGCCCTGAGCGATGACTTCGGCCCGGCCCAGGCCTACCAGCGCGAGGCCAGCGGCCTGCTGGCGGTGCAGGTCTCGGCCCGGCGCCAGGATCTGGTGATGTGGTTCCGGCCCGAGCAGGTGCAGACCGTGAGCTGGGGCGGCGATCCCAGCAAGCCGGTCGAGGTGGGCTCGGCGGGCACGGGCGTGCTGGCCGGAAACGAGCCCCGCCTGACCCCGCGCAAGTCCTTCGAGGCCTGGCAGCAGACCGTCCGTGGCCGCAGCGTGCCCTGGCGGCTCTCCGAGCTGGGGGCGGCCCAGGATCTGCGCGCGGCCATCCTGTCGGTGGTGCTGCGCCAGGCCGAGCAGGTGGGGCAGCTCAACGCCGATCTGTCGCGCTCCAACGCCGAGCTGGACGCCTTCGCGTATATCGCCTCGCACGACCTCAAGGAGCCGCTGCGCGGGCTGCACAACTACGCCACCTTCCTGCAGGAGAGTTACAGCGAGCGCATGGACGCCGAGGGCCAGCACAAGCTGGGCACGCTGGTGCGCCTGACCCAGCGCATGGAAGACCTGATCGACTCGCTGCTGCTCTTCTCGCGGGTCGGGCGCGAGGATCTGAGGGTGCAGGAGGCCGATCTGGGCGAGGTGCTCGCGGGCGTGCTGGAGATGCTGCAGGCCCGGCTGGAGCAGGATCGGGTGCAGGTGCGAGTGCCCCGGCCCCTGCCCCGGCTGCGGGTCGACCGGGTGCGGGCCGGTGAGGTCTTCAACAACCTGATCTCCAACGCCATCAAATACACCGACAAGCCCCAGCGCTGGATCGAGATCGGCTCTCTGAGCCCGGCCGAGCGTGGCCCGCTGCGGGTGCCCGAGGGCCTGGGCGAGTCGGCCGACATCTTCTACGTGCGCGATAACGGCATCGGCATCCGCGAGCGGCATCTGGAGGGCATCTTCCGGATCTTCAAGCGGCTGCACGCGCGTGACCAGTTTGGCGGCGGCACGGGCGCGGGCCTGACCATCGCGCGCAAACTGGTCGAGCGGCATGGCGGGCAGCTCTGGGCGCACTCGGAGCTGGGCCAGGGCAGCACCTTCTATTTCACCCTGGAGGCCTGA
- a CDS encoding ATP-binding protein: MSTPLSHDTLHPQESRRHLRWVTDRQGRALDSTRAGSADDLLARVPPDDRPALGTLLASTGPAFETDLHLSGLNGPGTQAEPRWFRLSGEWQEAAGSLAAHWRISAVDIHDLKEAQTQRDVLQALTDASPNCIKVLDLGAHLLSMNEGGQATMEIDDFEVCRGLLWPTFWQGEARAQVEAALERARQGERTTFEAQTATWKGTPRWWEVTVGPLYDTRGQLRHLSAVSRDITSRREAQDAVTALDAFVAFTEAAGAITDVQVLAGAALQVLRATLGEVSAAYHTLEGDLWKAQVWTDDFSPEVVARLTAGIPVSSPSFAEVRRSGEVVFVDGWEAEQEGLAETRSYGAAAFSPSFVGQSVGSLLTMGTRRRAWTAREQAVFRAVGRSLTLALERAEATRLLGEHRLELQARTRALEGFAALTHDLTLQSDPLALVRQAMEMVLSLLPPGYANFWQLRGDTWQATTQVGTVGSAELQTAIDAGFPAGQVLSLDRPLQTREPWFQDVYNPQQDIDPALVAHLGTVATLPVLVNGVVLGIFCVPLFDQRSWGTADRVVLTTTVRSLGLALEGAQGVAALAEERRKLEAANEELEAFAYSVSHDLRTPVRHILGFHALLRRGLAEHLDEKSGRYLDVIEEAAQRMNTLIDAMLELSRTSRLPLRSRLVDLGAVVDGVIQTLRPDLNGREVQWKIGPLPMVQGDPDTLQQVIENLLSNALKYSREREVSVIEVGAEEHEAEWAVWVRDNGAGFDPRYQDKLFGVFQRLHRHDEFEGVGVGLANVRRIVHRHGGQVQASGQVDHGATFRFTLPK; this comes from the coding sequence ATGTCCACGCCGCTCTCCCATGACACGCTCCACCCACAGGAGTCCCGGCGCCACCTGCGCTGGGTCACCGACCGACAGGGGCGCGCGCTGGATTCCACGCGGGCCGGTTCGGCGGACGACCTGCTCGCCCGGGTGCCGCCGGACGACCGGCCGGCCCTGGGCACCCTGCTGGCATCGACCGGGCCGGCCTTCGAAACCGACCTCCACCTCAGCGGTCTTAACGGTCCGGGCACCCAGGCCGAGCCGCGCTGGTTCCGCCTGAGTGGCGAGTGGCAGGAGGCCGCTGGCAGCCTCGCGGCCCATTGGCGGATCAGCGCCGTGGACATCCACGACCTCAAGGAGGCGCAGACGCAGCGCGACGTGCTACAGGCCCTGACGGACGCCAGCCCGAACTGCATCAAGGTGCTGGATCTCGGCGCCCACCTGCTCTCGATGAACGAGGGCGGGCAGGCCACCATGGAGATCGACGACTTCGAGGTCTGCCGGGGCCTGCTCTGGCCCACGTTCTGGCAGGGCGAGGCCCGGGCGCAGGTCGAGGCGGCCCTCGAACGGGCACGTCAGGGAGAGCGCACCACCTTCGAGGCCCAGACTGCGACCTGGAAGGGCACCCCCCGCTGGTGGGAGGTGACCGTGGGGCCGCTCTACGACACGCGGGGCCAGCTCCGGCACCTCAGCGCGGTCTCGCGCGACATCACCTCGCGCCGCGAGGCCCAGGACGCCGTGACCGCCCTGGACGCCTTCGTGGCCTTCACCGAGGCGGCCGGCGCGATCACCGACGTGCAGGTGCTGGCCGGGGCCGCCCTGCAGGTGCTGCGCGCCACGCTGGGCGAGGTCAGCGCCGCCTACCACACCCTGGAGGGAGACCTCTGGAAGGCCCAGGTCTGGACGGACGACTTCTCCCCGGAGGTGGTCGCGCGCCTGACCGCCGGCATTCCCGTGAGTTCGCCGAGCTTCGCCGAGGTGCGGCGCAGCGGCGAGGTGGTCTTCGTGGACGGCTGGGAGGCCGAGCAGGAGGGACTGGCCGAGACCCGTTCCTACGGCGCCGCCGCCTTCTCGCCCAGCTTCGTGGGGCAGAGCGTGGGCAGCCTGCTCACCATGGGCACCCGGCGCCGGGCCTGGACTGCGCGCGAACAGGCGGTGTTCCGGGCCGTGGGCCGCAGCCTGACGCTGGCCCTGGAACGCGCCGAGGCGACCCGGCTGCTGGGCGAGCACCGCCTGGAGCTGCAGGCCCGCACCCGCGCCCTGGAGGGCTTCGCGGCCCTGACCCACGACCTGACCCTGCAGAGCGATCCCCTTGCCCTGGTGCGGCAGGCGATGGAGATGGTGCTCTCGCTGCTCCCCCCGGGCTACGCCAATTTCTGGCAGCTGCGGGGCGACACCTGGCAGGCGACCACCCAGGTCGGCACGGTCGGGTCGGCGGAGCTGCAGACCGCGATCGACGCGGGCTTCCCGGCCGGTCAGGTGCTGTCGCTGGACCGGCCCCTGCAGACCCGGGAGCCCTGGTTCCAGGACGTCTACAACCCGCAGCAGGACATCGACCCGGCCCTGGTGGCGCATCTGGGCACGGTCGCCACCCTGCCGGTGCTGGTAAACGGCGTGGTGCTGGGCATCTTCTGTGTCCCGCTGTTCGATCAGCGCTCCTGGGGCACAGCCGACCGGGTGGTGCTGACCACCACGGTTCGCAGCCTGGGGCTGGCGCTGGAGGGCGCGCAGGGGGTGGCGGCGCTGGCCGAGGAGAGGCGCAAGCTGGAGGCCGCCAACGAGGAACTCGAAGCCTTCGCCTACTCGGTCTCGCACGACCTGCGCACGCCGGTGCGGCACATCCTGGGCTTCCATGCCCTGCTGCGCCGGGGCCTGGCCGAGCATCTGGACGAAAAGTCCGGACGCTACCTCGACGTGATCGAGGAGGCCGCCCAGCGCATGAACACCCTGATCGACGCCATGCTGGAGCTCTCACGCACCTCGCGCCTGCCGCTCAGGTCACGTCTGGTCGATCTGGGGGCGGTCGTGGACGGCGTGATCCAGACCCTGCGCCCGGATCTGAACGGGCGCGAGGTGCAGTGGAAGATCGGGCCGCTGCCGATGGTGCAGGGTGATCCGGACACCCTGCAGCAGGTGATCGAGAACCTGCTGTCCAACGCCCTGAAGTACAGCCGCGAGCGCGAGGTCTCGGTGATCGAGGTCGGGGCCGAGGAGCACGAGGCCGAGTGGGCGGTGTGGGTGCGCGACAACGGCGCGGGCTTCGACCCCCGCTATCAGGACAAGCTGTTCGGGGTCTTCCAGCGCCTGCACCGCCACGACGAATTCGAGGGCGTGGGGGTGGGGCTGGCCAACGTCCGCCGGATCGTGCATCGCCACGGCGGTCAGGTGCAGGCCAGCGGTCAGGTCGATCACGGCGCGACCTTCCGGTTTACCCTGCCGAAGTAG
- a CDS encoding ATP-binding protein, which translates to MNGPEWLSGGSASGSEQLTRPLRVLIVDDSPEDAETFSTYLRGDPRRPRQCETLPLGELALERMLGDLPDCVLLDYSLPDMTGLEWLEQARPGCAVVMLTGLGDEAVAVAAMKAGAQDYLVKGRLSAETLRRALDGAVERYELQRRLAQANARTASVLASVTDAFMALDATFHVQYLNAAAETLTRRRAGSPPNPPLAPLLGASLWEVFPWLESHELGEQLRGAQRERFVVRLETQLSPLDGWYEVRIYPADDGLTVYFSDVSERRQAQALSLRASERLERLHRAGVALNAARSLAEVTACIVRQAAAVFGAVGGTLALQHLSEPVLQISDTFGVSDEEVRAWPLLPLAAPFPLCDAVRSREPVLLGTREEATLWYPRLFDSGEPHGHQAWAAVPLLRGDQVLGSLGLMFGTPQPFESDERTLMLAYAELGAQALARAQIFEAERELRASLERRVEARTAELRQSNRELEQFASVASHDLREPLRTISSYAQLLAGRYGPELDDRGVRYLNFILDGTGRLHRLIEDLLALSRVGTHGSTFSLTDTGALLDNTLKLLGTAIEESGARVSTQALPQVTADATQLGQLFQNLIANALKFRRAGVAPQVQVGAAREGAYWRFTVADNGLGIAPEHAEQVFHLFQRLHHREEYPGNGIGLSVCQKIVVRHGGRIGVDSLPGQGSTFWFTLPATPASLTVTGEAEPRG; encoded by the coding sequence GTGAACGGCCCGGAATGGCTCAGTGGCGGGTCGGCCAGCGGTTCGGAACAGCTGACCCGGCCCCTGCGGGTGCTGATCGTGGACGACAGCCCCGAGGACGCCGAGACCTTCAGCACCTACCTGCGCGGCGATCCCCGGCGCCCGCGCCAGTGCGAGACCCTGCCCCTGGGGGAGCTGGCGCTGGAGCGGATGCTCGGCGACCTCCCCGACTGCGTGCTGCTGGACTACAGCCTGCCGGACATGACCGGTCTGGAGTGGCTCGAGCAGGCCCGCCCCGGATGCGCGGTGGTGATGCTGACCGGCCTGGGCGACGAGGCGGTGGCGGTGGCCGCCATGAAGGCCGGGGCGCAGGACTATCTGGTCAAGGGCCGGCTGAGCGCCGAAACGCTGCGGCGCGCCCTCGACGGCGCGGTGGAGCGCTACGAGCTGCAGCGCCGGCTGGCCCAGGCCAACGCCCGGACGGCGAGCGTGCTGGCCAGTGTCACGGACGCCTTCATGGCGCTCGACGCCACGTTCCACGTGCAGTACCTCAATGCCGCCGCCGAGACCCTGACCCGGCGCCGGGCTGGTTCGCCGCCGAATCCGCCGCTGGCCCCCCTGCTGGGAGCGTCGCTGTGGGAGGTCTTTCCCTGGCTGGAGAGCCATGAGCTGGGCGAGCAGCTGCGCGGCGCCCAGCGCGAGCGCTTCGTGGTGCGGCTGGAAACCCAGCTCTCACCCCTCGACGGCTGGTACGAGGTGCGGATCTACCCGGCCGACGACGGCCTGACCGTCTACTTCAGCGATGTCAGCGAGCGGCGGCAGGCCCAGGCGCTGAGCCTGCGCGCCTCGGAGCGGCTGGAGCGGCTGCACCGGGCGGGGGTAGCCCTGAACGCCGCGCGCTCGCTGGCGGAGGTCACCGCCTGCATCGTCCGGCAGGCGGCGGCCGTGTTCGGCGCGGTGGGCGGCACCCTGGCCCTGCAGCACCTCAGCGAGCCGGTGCTGCAGATCAGCGACACCTTCGGGGTCAGCGACGAGGAGGTGCGGGCCTGGCCGCTGCTGCCGCTGGCCGCGCCCTTTCCGCTGTGCGACGCCGTGCGCTCGCGCGAACCGGTGCTGCTGGGCACGCGGGAGGAAGCCACCTTGTGGTATCCCCGGCTCTTCGACTCCGGGGAGCCGCACGGCCACCAGGCCTGGGCCGCCGTGCCGCTGCTGCGCGGCGATCAGGTGCTGGGCAGCCTGGGCCTGATGTTCGGCACCCCCCAGCCCTTCGAGTCCGACGAGCGCACCCTGATGCTGGCCTACGCCGAGCTGGGCGCCCAGGCGCTGGCCCGCGCCCAGATCTTCGAGGCCGAGCGGGAACTGCGCGCCAGCCTGGAACGGCGGGTGGAGGCCCGCACCGCCGAGCTGCGGCAGTCCAACCGCGAGCTGGAGCAGTTCGCGTCGGTGGCCAGCCACGACCTGCGCGAGCCCCTGCGAACCATTTCCAGCTACGCCCAGCTGCTGGCCGGCCGCTACGGCCCCGAACTCGACGATCGCGGCGTCCGCTACCTGAACTTCATCCTCGACGGCACCGGGCGCCTCCACCGGCTGATCGAGGATCTGCTGGCCCTGTCGCGGGTCGGCACCCACGGCTCGACCTTCAGCCTGACCGACACCGGCGCCCTGCTGGACAACACCCTGAAGCTGCTGGGCACCGCCATCGAGGAGTCGGGCGCCAGGGTCAGCACCCAGGCGCTGCCGCAGGTGACGGCGGACGCCACCCAGCTGGGCCAGCTCTTTCAGAACCTGATCGCCAACGCCCTCAAGTTCCGCCGCGCCGGAGTGGCGCCCCAGGTGCAGGTCGGCGCCGCGCGTGAGGGGGCCTACTGGCGCTTCACGGTCGCCGACAACGGTCTGGGTATCGCGCCGGAGCACGCCGAGCAGGTCTTCCACCTGTTCCAGCGCCTGCATCACCGCGAGGAGTATCCGGGCAACGGGATCGGCCTGTCGGTGTGCCAGAAGATCGTCGTCCGGCACGGGGGCCGCATCGGCGTGGACTCGCTGCCCGGCCAGGGCTCCACCTTCTGGTTCACCCTGCCCGCCACGCCCGCTTCCCTCACGGTGACCGGGGAGGCCGAGCCGCGTGGCTGA
- a CDS encoding SPW repeat domain-containing protein: MAKPISRRLHGAADYSYAAAIVAAPRLFGFQDDSTAVRTCQVMGAGVLLATLLTRAEWGAVRVIPFRTHLAADFGAGLLAMGAPWLFGFSGNARARTAFLAFGATSVLASRLTQPEEMP; the protein is encoded by the coding sequence ATGGCGAAACCCATTTCCCGCCGCCTGCACGGCGCCGCCGACTACTCCTACGCGGCCGCGATCGTGGCCGCTCCCCGGCTCTTCGGCTTTCAGGACGACTCCACGGCCGTCCGCACCTGCCAGGTGATGGGCGCGGGCGTCCTGCTGGCGACCCTGCTGACCCGCGCCGAGTGGGGCGCCGTGCGCGTCATTCCCTTCCGCACGCACCTGGCGGCAGATTTTGGGGCCGGCCTGCTGGCGATGGGCGCGCCCTGGCTGTTCGGCTTCTCCGGCAACGCCCGCGCCCGCACCGCGTTCCTGGCCTTCGGGGCGACCAGCGTGCTGGCGAGCCGGCTCACGCAGCCGGAGGAGATGCCGTGA
- a CDS encoding biliverdin-producing heme oxygenase produces MLLDALRTNTRPAHERLEARLSILRPDLTLAQYTDLLRRQYLLYLPLEAQVGRAIPAHWLALLDWPERRKTHLLGADLQALGERWPDAGASAETVRPALPDEAAAWGALYVLEGATLGGQVICRHLGPHLGLQPGAGLSFYASYGALVGPRWKAFLALLERRHEAAGPQAATFRAGAVQGACDTFAAFERWVVPALGPQRVVA; encoded by the coding sequence ATGCTTCTCGATGCACTTCGTACGAATACCCGCCCGGCGCACGAACGTCTGGAGGCGCGGCTCAGCATCCTGCGGCCCGATCTGACGCTGGCACAGTACACCGACCTGCTCCGGCGTCAGTACCTGCTCTACCTGCCCCTGGAGGCCCAGGTTGGGCGGGCCATTCCTGCCCACTGGTTGGCCCTATTGGACTGGCCGGAGCGGCGCAAGACCCACCTGCTGGGAGCAGACCTGCAGGCGCTCGGCGAGCGCTGGCCGGACGCCGGGGCCAGCGCTGAGACCGTGCGCCCAGCCCTCCCGGACGAGGCGGCGGCCTGGGGGGCGCTGTACGTGCTGGAGGGCGCCACGCTGGGTGGGCAGGTGATCTGCCGGCACCTGGGGCCCCACCTGGGCCTGCAACCGGGAGCGGGCCTGAGCTTCTATGCCAGCTACGGCGCGCTGGTGGGGCCACGCTGGAAGGCCTTCCTGGCGCTGCTCGAACGACGGCACGAGGCGGCGGGGCCGCAGGCCGCGACCTTCCGGGCCGGTGCCGTGCAGGGCGCGTGCGACACCTTCGCCGCCTTCGAACGCTGGGTCGTGCCGGCCCTGGGGCCGCAGCGGGTGGTGGCGTGA
- a CDS encoding response regulator, with amino-acid sequence MALPGDPAPHPLPAPILLIEDSDEDFEAVRWAMRRLGRELPLLRCADGDSALELLRGEAGGAGQGPLWPALILLDLNLPGTDGREALAELKHDPRLAAIPVVVLTTSSNPRDVADCFAQGANSYFLKPVDFERFTAQLRLLLDFWLGTALLPQPPAAPLPGGVAAAAERP; translated from the coding sequence ATGGCGTTGCCCGGCGACCCGGCCCCCCACCCCCTGCCCGCCCCGATCCTGCTGATCGAGGACAGCGACGAAGATTTCGAGGCCGTGCGCTGGGCCATGCGGCGCCTGGGCCGTGAGCTGCCGCTGCTGCGCTGCGCCGACGGCGATTCCGCCCTGGAGCTGCTGCGCGGCGAGGCCGGCGGTGCCGGACAGGGCCCGCTGTGGCCGGCGCTGATCCTGCTCGATCTGAACCTGCCCGGCACCGACGGCCGGGAGGCGCTCGCGGAGCTCAAGCACGACCCCCGCCTGGCCGCCATCCCGGTAGTCGTCCTGACCACCTCCTCGAACCCCCGGGATGTGGCGGACTGCTTCGCCCAGGGCGCCAACAGCTACTTCCTGAAGCCGGTCGACTTCGAGCGCTTCACCGCCCAGCTGCGGCTGCTCCTCGACTTCTGGCTGGGCACGGCGCTGTTGCCGCAGCCCCCGGCGGCGCCGCTTCCAGGCGGCGTGGCCGCAGCGGCGGAGCGCCCGTGA